One window of the Brevundimonas goettingensis genome contains the following:
- the dprA gene encoding DNA-processing protein DprA — protein sequence MSLSDAERFARLRLARADRVGPVSFRQLLERFGSAVRALDSLPDLVRKGGSSGYALPPTDRIEAELAAGEKKGARLLVFGDADYPPMLAAVDPPPPLLWTLGDVALLSKEAVGIVGARIASAGGQRIARGLSQSLGQAGFVVVSGLARGIDAAAHAGSLETGTVAVLGGGVDDVYPPDNAGLYDQIVERGCVVSESPMGARAQARDFPRRNRIISGLSRGIIVVEAELKSGSLITARLAAEQGRDVFAVPGSPLDPRSKGPNELLRQGAILCEGIDDVRRAFETLRTLSEPPADAFEDMPGEVDQALIDRVAALLSPTPTPRDELARACGAPVSHVAAALLELSLAGRATLLPGGLASL from the coding sequence GTGAGCCTCTCCGACGCAGAACGGTTCGCCCGCCTGCGTCTCGCCCGCGCCGACCGCGTCGGGCCGGTCTCCTTCCGTCAGTTGCTGGAACGGTTCGGCAGCGCCGTCCGTGCGCTGGACTCCCTGCCCGATCTGGTGCGCAAGGGCGGTTCGAGCGGATACGCCCTGCCCCCGACCGACCGGATCGAAGCCGAGCTGGCCGCGGGCGAGAAGAAAGGCGCACGCCTGCTGGTCTTCGGCGACGCCGACTATCCGCCGATGCTGGCGGCGGTCGATCCGCCCCCGCCTCTGCTGTGGACCCTCGGCGACGTCGCCCTGTTGTCGAAGGAGGCCGTCGGCATCGTCGGCGCCCGCATCGCCTCGGCGGGCGGCCAGAGAATCGCGCGTGGTCTGTCGCAGTCCCTGGGTCAGGCCGGGTTCGTCGTGGTCTCGGGCCTGGCGCGCGGCATCGACGCGGCGGCCCATGCCGGGTCGCTGGAGACCGGAACGGTGGCGGTGCTCGGCGGCGGGGTCGATGACGTCTATCCGCCCGACAACGCCGGCCTCTATGACCAGATCGTCGAGCGCGGCTGCGTCGTCTCCGAAAGCCCCATGGGCGCCCGGGCCCAGGCGCGCGACTTCCCGCGCCGCAACCGCATCATCTCCGGCCTCTCGCGCGGCATCATCGTAGTCGAGGCCGAGCTCAAGTCCGGCTCCCTGATCACCGCCCGGCTGGCCGCCGAACAGGGCCGCGACGTCTTCGCCGTGCCGGGGTCACCGCTGGATCCGCGCTCGAAGGGCCCCAACGAACTGCTGCGTCAGGGCGCTATCCTGTGCGAAGGCATCGACGACGTCCGCCGCGCCTTCGAGACCCTGCGCACCTTGTCCGAGCCCCCCGCCGACGCCTTCGAAGACATGCCGGGCGAGGTCGATCAGGCCCTCATCGACCGCGTCGCCGCCCTGCTCTCCCCGACGCCGACACCGCGCGACGAACTGGCCAGAGCCTGCGGGGCGCCGGTCAGCCATGTCGCGGCGGCTTTGCTGGAGCTCAGTCTGGCCGGTCGGGCGACCCTGCTGCCGGGCGGGCTCGCGAGCCTTTAG
- the plsY gene encoding glycerol-3-phosphate 1-O-acyltransferase PlsY has translation MQDLVAPALGSLALVAIGGYLLGSIPFGVVITRAAGAGDVRNIGSGNIGATNVLRTGRKDLALATLLLDAGKGAAALLIARWLFGSELAGAIAGGAAFIGHLFPVWLKFKGGKGVATFFGLLIAAHWPLGLMAGATWLIVAFALRYSSLAALIASLLAPVYAVLPIAALGLPVGQPILILSVVTAALIWVRHHENIARLLKGAEPRIGAKKA, from the coding sequence TTGCAGGATCTCGTAGCGCCAGCTCTGGGCTCGCTCGCCCTCGTGGCGATCGGCGGCTATCTGCTGGGCTCGATCCCCTTTGGCGTGGTCATCACCCGGGCCGCGGGCGCCGGCGACGTGCGCAACATCGGCTCGGGCAATATCGGCGCGACCAATGTGCTCCGCACCGGCCGCAAGGACCTGGCCCTCGCCACCCTGTTGCTGGACGCCGGCAAGGGCGCCGCGGCCCTGCTGATCGCGCGCTGGCTGTTCGGGTCCGAGCTGGCGGGCGCCATCGCGGGCGGCGCGGCCTTCATAGGTCACCTGTTCCCGGTCTGGCTGAAGTTCAAGGGCGGCAAGGGGGTCGCGACCTTCTTCGGCCTTCTGATCGCCGCCCATTGGCCCCTGGGCCTGATGGCCGGAGCGACCTGGCTGATCGTGGCCTTCGCCCTGCGCTACTCCTCTCTGGCGGCGCTGATCGCGTCCCTGCTGGCGCCTGTCTATGCGGTCCTGCCCATCGCGGCGCTCGGCCTGCCGGTCGGCCAGCCGATCCTGATCCTGTCGGTGGTGACCGCGGCCCTGATCTGGGTTCGCCACCATGAGAACATCGCCCGGCTGCTCAAGGGGGCGGAACCCCGCATCGGCGCGAAGAAGGCGTGA
- a CDS encoding glycerophosphodiester phosphodiesterase family protein, which produces MIRSLFAAAAVAALLTGCAATPRAGSSEPHLAAWFDCVRDGGIVISAHRGQSADDQPENSLAAIRATGRAIPNAIVEIDAVLTSDGKLTLMHDDTMDRTTTGHGKVAELTLAEVKAARLRAPDGHLTDEAPPTLAEALAAAGEVQGIASIDLKPASEAATLTLARAVIDEVRRVGAADRVILITYSPETARAVADMAPEMMISAGVKSVAELDGLRRPHILAWTGAGRPNPALWAEMKAVGVEAQFGTLGGSDRALDRVYAADGDVSEYRGLFDQGVTVIATDTPLAVKSVLGAEVAKAETCKR; this is translated from the coding sequence ATGATCCGTTCCCTTTTCGCCGCCGCCGCTGTCGCGGCTCTCCTGACCGGATGCGCCGCCACGCCGCGCGCCGGATCGTCGGAGCCGCATCTGGCCGCCTGGTTCGACTGTGTGCGCGACGGCGGGATCGTCATCTCGGCCCACCGGGGCCAGTCGGCGGACGATCAGCCGGAGAACTCCCTGGCCGCCATCCGCGCCACGGGCCGGGCCATTCCGAATGCGATCGTCGAGATCGACGCCGTCCTGACGAGCGACGGCAAGCTGACCCTGATGCATGACGACACGATGGACCGGACCACGACCGGCCACGGCAAGGTCGCCGAACTGACCCTGGCCGAGGTCAAGGCGGCCCGGCTGCGCGCGCCCGACGGCCATCTGACCGACGAGGCGCCGCCGACCCTGGCCGAGGCCCTCGCCGCCGCCGGGGAGGTCCAGGGCATCGCCAGCATCGATCTGAAGCCGGCCTCGGAGGCCGCGACCCTGACCCTGGCCCGCGCGGTCATCGACGAGGTCCGTCGCGTCGGCGCCGCCGACCGCGTCATCCTGATCACCTACAGCCCCGAGACGGCCCGCGCCGTCGCCGATATGGCGCCGGAGATGATGATCTCGGCCGGGGTCAAGTCGGTCGCCGAGCTGGACGGGCTGCGCCGCCCGCATATCCTCGCCTGGACCGGCGCGGGACGTCCCAACCCGGCCCTGTGGGCCGAGATGAAGGCTGTCGGAGTCGAGGCCCAGTTCGGGACGCTGGGCGGCTCGGATCGGGCGCTGGATCGCGTCTATGCGGCGGACGGCGACGTCAGCGAATACCGCGGCCTGTTCGATCAGGGCGTGACGGTGATCGCGACGGACACGCCGCTGGCGGTGAAGTCGGTGCTGGGCGCGGAAGTGGCGAAGGCGGAGACGTGTAAGCGCTGA
- the pyrC gene encoding dihydroorotase, with the protein MSAVAILNARLLDPATDYAGPGALLIEDGRILEVVRGAATQVPAGIEVVDAGGKCLAPGLIDIRVKTGEPGAEPKETLKSASLSAAAGGVSTIVIQPDTDPAVDDPAMVDFIQRRGVALNLVNVFAAGAATKNRDGQRMAEIGLMDEAGALYFTDGDKVIANSRTLQRVMSYAAAFNALIACRPADPWLTEGAVATSGELATRLGLSGAPAIAERIQLERDLALVEQTGARFLVDQISTAGALETLARARAKGLEVAASVSINHLCFNEIDIGDYRTFYRLDPPLRPESDRQALIEAVRDGLIDVITSAHAPAPAEDKRRPFGEAAPGAVGLETLLSAALMLHHEDGLELLDVLRPLTHGPASLLGLESGVLAKGAPADLVLFDLNAPVVVDAAKLKSKSKNSPFDGRMLQGKVLGTWVGGRRVF; encoded by the coding sequence ATGAGCGCAGTCGCCATTCTCAACGCCCGCCTGCTCGACCCGGCCACCGACTATGCCGGCCCCGGCGCCCTGTTGATCGAGGACGGCCGGATTCTCGAGGTCGTGCGCGGCGCCGCCACCCAGGTCCCGGCCGGGATCGAGGTTGTGGACGCGGGCGGCAAATGCCTGGCCCCCGGCCTGATCGACATCCGGGTCAAGACCGGCGAACCGGGCGCCGAGCCCAAGGAGACGCTGAAGTCGGCCAGTCTGTCCGCGGCGGCTGGCGGGGTCTCGACCATCGTCATCCAGCCCGACACCGACCCGGCCGTCGACGACCCGGCCATGGTCGACTTCATCCAGCGTCGCGGCGTGGCCCTGAACCTGGTCAACGTCTTCGCCGCCGGCGCGGCGACCAAGAACCGCGACGGCCAGCGCATGGCCGAGATCGGCCTGATGGACGAGGCCGGCGCCCTCTACTTCACCGACGGCGACAAGGTCATCGCCAACAGCCGCACCCTGCAGCGGGTGATGAGCTATGCCGCCGCCTTCAACGCCCTGATCGCCTGCCGTCCAGCCGATCCGTGGCTGACCGAGGGCGCGGTGGCGACCTCGGGCGAGCTGGCGACGCGTCTGGGCCTCTCCGGCGCCCCCGCCATCGCCGAACGCATCCAGCTGGAACGCGACCTGGCTCTGGTCGAACAGACCGGCGCCCGTTTCCTGGTGGATCAGATCTCGACCGCCGGCGCGCTGGAGACCCTCGCCCGGGCCCGCGCGAAAGGACTGGAGGTCGCGGCCTCGGTGTCGATCAACCACCTGTGCTTCAACGAGATCGATATCGGCGACTACCGGACCTTCTACCGGCTCGACCCGCCGCTGCGGCCCGAGAGCGACCGTCAGGCCCTGATCGAGGCGGTGCGCGACGGCCTGATCGACGTCATCACCTCGGCCCACGCCCCGGCCCCGGCCGAGGACAAGCGCCGTCCGTTCGGCGAGGCCGCTCCGGGCGCCGTGGGTCTGGAGACCCTGCTGTCGGCGGCCCTGATGCTGCACCACGAGGACGGGCTGGAGCTGCTCGACGTCCTGCGGCCCCTGACCCACGGACCGGCGTCCCTGCTGGGTCTGGAGAGCGGCGTGCTGGCCAAGGGCGCCCCCGCCGACCTCGTCCTGTTCGACCTCAACGCCCCGGTGGTGGTGGATGCCGCGAAGCTCAAATCCAAGTCCAAGAACTCGCCCTTCGACGGACGCATGCTTCAGGGCAAGGTTCTGGGGACGTGGGTCGGGGGTAGACGGGTATTCTAA
- a CDS encoding aspartate carbamoyltransferase catalytic subunit, translating to MTDSATVTDLISERLIPFPSPHFLSAGDLNPPAALGLLDLADAFVDFNRQSAKSLDLMHGRTVVNIFFENSTRTSSSFEIAAKRLGADVVTMPVSASSVAKGETLIDTAVTLNAMKPDILVIRHASSGAAALLSQKVGCAVVNAGDGRHEHPTQALLDLLSLRRAFGDVGGLTIAICGDIAHSRVARSNVILLSMMGARVRLIGPPTLVPGDADRWGCEVFHDMREGLQGCDVVMMLRLQLERMEGALVPSTREYFRFWGLDREKLAWALPHARVMHPGPMNRGVEIDSDVADDLSVSLIQDQVEMGVAARMAILASLANLRGAAR from the coding sequence ATGACCGATTCAGCCACCGTCACCGACCTGATCTCCGAACGCCTGATCCCGTTCCCTTCCCCGCATTTCCTGTCCGCCGGCGATCTCAACCCGCCCGCCGCGCTCGGATTGCTGGACCTCGCCGACGCCTTCGTCGACTTCAACCGCCAGTCGGCCAAATCTCTGGACCTGATGCACGGCCGCACGGTCGTGAACATCTTCTTCGAGAACTCGACCCGCACCTCCTCCTCGTTCGAGATAGCGGCCAAGCGGCTGGGCGCGGACGTGGTGACCATGCCGGTTTCGGCCTCCTCGGTGGCCAAGGGCGAGACCCTGATCGACACGGCGGTGACCCTGAACGCCATGAAGCCGGACATTCTGGTGATCCGCCACGCCTCGTCCGGCGCCGCGGCCCTATTGTCCCAGAAGGTCGGCTGCGCGGTGGTCAACGCCGGCGACGGCCGTCATGAGCACCCGACCCAGGCCCTGCTCGACCTCCTCAGCCTGCGCCGCGCCTTCGGCGACGTCGGCGGCCTGACGATTGCGATCTGTGGGGACATCGCCCACAGCCGCGTGGCCCGCTCTAACGTCATCCTGCTGTCGATGATGGGCGCCCGCGTCCGTCTGATCGGCCCGCCGACGCTCGTGCCCGGCGACGCCGACCGCTGGGGCTGCGAGGTCTTCCACGACATGCGCGAAGGGCTTCAGGGCTGCGACGTGGTCATGATGCTTCGCCTGCAGCTTGAGCGGATGGAGGGGGCGCTGGTCCCCTCGACGCGCGAATACTTCCGCTTCTGGGGTCTGGACCGCGAGAAGCTGGCCTGGGCCCTGCCCCATGCCAGGGTCATGCACCCGGGCCCGATGAACCGGGGCGTCGAGATCGATTCCGACGTCGCCGACGACCTGTCGGTCTCGCTCATTCAGGATCAGGTCGAGATGGGCGTCGCCGCCCGGATGGCCATCCTCGCCTCCCTCGCCAATCTGCGGGGAGCCGCCCGATGA
- a CDS encoding AEC family transporter, translating to MGLIPMVAGVMPVFVLIALGYGLRKSDFLPDATWRPIEKLSINFMYPGFLIPSIWGADMSGGGAGAAAGAAVAAVIIVAIGTFAAKPFMKIDGPGYTSVFQGTIRWNSFVFLPVIQAAFGEKGLALAAVMIASIIPVTNILCVAVLARWGADQRGMRPLALIRAMLANPILLACLIGLALNFARVPFIPGVTETLKLLGSAALPTGLIIAGAGLSFAEVARRRVTIAGVSFVKLIIMPPLMWGLCILFGGDHLAQGVAMLCGAAPGAAAAYLLARQMGGDAPLMAGIIALTMVISALMIPLLLFIYHLT from the coding sequence ATGGGTCTGATCCCCATGGTGGCCGGCGTCATGCCGGTCTTTGTCCTGATCGCCCTCGGCTATGGCCTGCGCAAATCGGACTTCCTGCCCGACGCGACCTGGCGGCCGATCGAGAAGCTGTCGATCAACTTCATGTACCCCGGCTTCCTGATCCCCTCGATCTGGGGCGCGGACATGTCGGGCGGCGGGGCCGGGGCGGCGGCGGGCGCGGCGGTGGCGGCGGTCATCATCGTGGCCATCGGGACCTTCGCGGCCAAGCCCTTCATGAAGATCGACGGGCCCGGCTACACCAGCGTCTTCCAGGGCACGATCCGCTGGAACAGCTTCGTCTTCCTGCCGGTCATCCAGGCGGCGTTCGGCGAAAAGGGCCTGGCCCTCGCCGCCGTCATGATCGCCAGCATCATCCCGGTGACCAATATCCTTTGCGTCGCCGTCCTCGCCCGCTGGGGCGCGGATCAGCGCGGCATGCGGCCGCTGGCCCTGATCAGGGCCATGCTGGCCAATCCGATCCTGCTGGCCTGCCTGATCGGTCTGGCGCTCAACTTCGCGCGCGTGCCCTTCATCCCGGGCGTCACCGAGACGCTGAAGCTGCTGGGCTCGGCCGCCCTGCCGACCGGCCTGATCATCGCGGGCGCGGGCCTCAGCTTCGCCGAGGTGGCGCGGCGCCGGGTGACCATCGCCGGCGTTTCCTTCGTCAAGCTGATCATCATGCCGCCGCTGATGTGGGGCCTGTGCATCCTGTTCGGCGGCGACCATCTGGCCCAGGGCGTGGCCATGCTGTGCGGCGCGGCCCCCGGCGCGGCGGCGGCCTATCTTCTGGCGCGGCAGATGGGCGGCGACGCCCCCCTGATGGCCGGGATCATCGCCCTGACCATGGTGATCAGCGCCCTGATGATCCCTCTGCTGCTGTTCATCTATCATCTGACGTAG
- the ruvX gene encoding Holliday junction resolvase RuvX has product MPVLDLLDLPAACPPGTPWLGLDLGENTIGVAASDTSRMIASPLELIRKTKFTQDAERLIKLMNGRNVSALVIGLPMNMDGTEGPRAQSCRAFARNLDRIQPVNVAFWDERLSTSAVERFLIEDLDLSRKRRAGVVDRTAAAWILQGALDRVRDQATWV; this is encoded by the coding sequence GTGCCCGTCCTCGACCTTCTCGACCTGCCCGCCGCCTGCCCGCCCGGAACGCCCTGGCTGGGGCTGGACCTCGGCGAGAACACCATCGGGGTCGCCGCCTCCGACACCTCGCGCATGATCGCCAGCCCGCTGGAGCTGATCCGCAAGACGAAATTCACCCAGGACGCCGAGCGGCTGATCAAGCTGATGAACGGCCGCAATGTCTCGGCCCTGGTCATCGGCCTGCCGATGAACATGGACGGCACCGAGGGGCCGCGCGCCCAGTCCTGCCGCGCCTTCGCCCGCAATCTGGATCGCATCCAGCCGGTCAACGTCGCCTTCTGGGACGAGCGGCTGTCGACCTCCGCCGTCGAGCGCTTCCTGATCGAGGACCTCGACCTCAGCCGCAAGCGCCGCGCCGGCGTCGTGGACCGCACCGCCGCCGCCTGGATCCTCCAGGGCGCGCTGGACCGTGTCAGGGATCAGGCGACATGGGTCTGA
- the gatC gene encoding Asp-tRNA(Asn)/Glu-tRNA(Gln) amidotransferase subunit GatC, with translation MAIDAATVRKVAHLARIKTPEDRLEPLAQQLNGIMAWIDQLNEVDVEGVEPMTSNVAQPLRLREDVVTDGAKVDAVLSNAPKSADGFYVVPKVVE, from the coding sequence ATGGCCATCGACGCCGCGACGGTGCGCAAGGTCGCCCACCTCGCCCGCATCAAGACCCCTGAAGACCGGCTGGAGCCGCTGGCCCAGCAGTTGAACGGCATCATGGCCTGGATCGACCAGCTGAACGAGGTCGATGTCGAGGGCGTCGAGCCCATGACCTCGAACGTCGCCCAGCCCCTGCGTCTGCGCGAAGACGTCGTCACCGACGGCGCCAAGGTCGACGCCGTCCTGTCGAACGCCCCGAAGTCGGCGGACGGCTTCTATGTCGTGCCCAAGGTGGTCGAATAG
- the gatA gene encoding Asp-tRNA(Asn)/Glu-tRNA(Gln) amidotransferase subunit GatA, which produces MSDLTKLTLKGAVDGLKAKDFSSEEITRAFLSNIEAANPTLNAYVEITADKAIGMAKASDARLAAGEGGVLEGAPLGIKDLFCTDGVQTTAGSNMLRGFVPPYESTVTANLWRDGAVMLGKLNMDEFAMGSSNETSAFGPVVNPWKSRGSNADLTPGGSSGGSASAVAADLCLAATASDTGGSIRQPAAFTGTVGIKPTYGRASRFGMVAFASSLDQAGPIAKTVEDAALLLNSMCSFDVKDSTSLDVPTPDWTQSVGKSVKGLRIGVPKEYVVDGMPAEIQALWDQGIAWLKDAGCEIVPISLPHTKYALPAYYIVAPAEASSNLARYDGMRFGHRAENTTSLTDLYETSRAEGFGKEVQRRLTIGAYVLSAGFYDAYYVRALKVRRRIAEDFDNVWGQVDAIVTPSTPSAAFAIGDKEVDPVRMYLNDVFTVTTNLAGLPGLSVPAGVDSNGLPLGLQVIGKALDEATVFQVAAALEKAAGFTGKAEKWW; this is translated from the coding sequence ATGAGCGACCTGACCAAACTGACCCTCAAGGGCGCAGTCGACGGCCTGAAGGCGAAAGACTTCTCCTCCGAGGAAATCACCCGCGCCTTCCTGTCCAACATCGAGGCCGCCAACCCGACCCTCAACGCCTATGTCGAGATCACCGCCGACAAGGCGATCGGCATGGCCAAGGCGTCCGACGCCAGACTGGCTGCGGGCGAGGGCGGCGTGCTGGAAGGCGCGCCCCTGGGCATCAAGGACCTGTTCTGCACCGACGGCGTCCAGACGACCGCCGGCTCCAACATGCTGCGCGGCTTCGTGCCGCCCTATGAATCGACCGTGACCGCCAATCTGTGGCGCGACGGGGCGGTCATGCTGGGCAAGCTGAACATGGACGAGTTCGCCATGGGCTCGTCGAACGAGACCTCGGCCTTCGGTCCGGTGGTGAACCCGTGGAAGTCCAGGGGCTCCAACGCCGACCTGACCCCCGGCGGGTCGTCGGGCGGTTCGGCCTCGGCCGTCGCGGCCGACCTGTGCCTGGCCGCCACGGCCTCGGACACCGGCGGTTCGATCCGCCAGCCCGCCGCCTTCACCGGCACGGTCGGGATCAAGCCGACCTACGGCCGCGCCAGCCGCTTCGGCATGGTGGCCTTCGCCAGCTCGCTGGATCAGGCCGGTCCGATCGCGAAGACCGTCGAGGACGCGGCCCTGCTGCTAAACTCGATGTGCTCGTTCGACGTGAAGGATTCCACCAGCCTCGACGTCCCGACCCCCGACTGGACCCAGTCGGTCGGCAAGTCGGTCAAGGGCCTGCGCATCGGCGTGCCCAAGGAATATGTCGTCGACGGCATGCCCGCCGAGATCCAGGCCCTGTGGGACCAGGGCATCGCCTGGCTGAAGGACGCCGGCTGCGAGATCGTGCCGATCAGCCTGCCGCACACGAAGTACGCCCTGCCGGCCTATTATATCGTCGCCCCGGCCGAGGCCTCGTCCAACCTGGCCCGCTACGACGGCATGCGCTTCGGCCACCGCGCCGAAAACACGACCAGCCTGACCGACCTCTATGAGACCTCGCGCGCCGAGGGCTTCGGCAAGGAGGTCCAGCGCCGCCTGACCATCGGCGCCTATGTGCTGTCGGCCGGATTCTACGACGCGTATTACGTCCGGGCCCTGAAGGTCCGCCGCCGCATCGCCGAGGACTTCGACAATGTCTGGGGCCAGGTTGACGCCATCGTGACGCCGTCCACCCCCTCGGCCGCCTTTGCCATCGGCGACAAGGAGGTCGATCCGGTCCGGATGTACCTGAACGACGTCTTTACGGTGACGACCAACCTCGCGGGCCTGCCCGGCCTGTCGGTGCCTGCGGGCGTCGACTCCAACGGCCTCCCGCTCGGCCTGCAGGTCATCGGCAAGGCGCTGGACGAGGCGACGGTCTTCCAGGTGGCGGCGGCGCTCGAGAAGGCGGCCGGCTTTACCGGCAAGGCGGAGAAGTGGTGGTAG
- a CDS encoding glycoside hydrolase family 1 protein encodes MDDKAGIGRRRLLTTGGAGLVAASAAPTAAQTPQRRRKPAPPGFLWGTAISAYQSEGNNTNADAWLMENLQPSMFRERSGDACDSYHRFDEDFALAQALGFNCHRFGVEWARIEPSEGVFSNAELDHYSRMLDACVARGLKPVITLNHFTTPLWFAKRGGFEAPDSPDLFARYCAKVVERLGDWMHIVTTFNEANIRLLVDMMPSTVAAKTTVAAAIAAAAKATGSPRFSRLAFADAAVAGPLMQEAHRKAYDAIKAIRPDLPVGITLTTQDIQSPGRPDLVELYRQKLYGDWIAVARSHADVFGVQTYTRFTVGEDGVLPPPPGAELTMSGYEFYPQALANTIRWAHAAVGKPIYVTESGTAVADDARRIAFIDAALDGVRDCLDEGIPVHSYLYWSLIDNFEWTSGYSMPFGLSAVDRVTFERKPRPSALHLGRIAKANLI; translated from the coding sequence ATGGACGACAAGGCCGGTATCGGACGTCGCCGCCTGCTGACGACCGGAGGCGCGGGCCTTGTCGCCGCGAGCGCCGCTCCCACGGCAGCCCAGACCCCGCAAAGACGTCGCAAGCCCGCCCCGCCCGGCTTCCTCTGGGGCACGGCCATCTCGGCCTATCAAAGCGAGGGGAACAACACGAACGCCGACGCCTGGCTGATGGAGAACCTCCAGCCCAGCATGTTCCGCGAACGCTCGGGCGACGCCTGCGACAGCTACCACCGCTTCGACGAGGACTTCGCCCTTGCCCAGGCCCTGGGCTTCAACTGCCACCGCTTCGGCGTGGAATGGGCCCGGATCGAGCCTAGCGAGGGCGTCTTCTCCAACGCCGAACTGGATCACTACAGCCGGATGCTGGACGCCTGCGTGGCGCGCGGGCTCAAACCCGTCATCACCCTGAACCACTTCACCACGCCCCTGTGGTTCGCCAAGCGCGGCGGGTTCGAGGCGCCGGATTCGCCCGATCTCTTCGCCCGCTATTGCGCGAAGGTGGTCGAGCGGTTGGGCGACTGGATGCATATCGTCACCACCTTCAACGAGGCCAATATCCGCCTGCTGGTCGATATGATGCCCTCGACAGTGGCGGCGAAAACGACGGTCGCGGCGGCCATCGCGGCGGCGGCCAAGGCGACCGGTTCCCCGCGCTTCTCCCGCCTCGCCTTCGCCGATGCGGCGGTTGCGGGCCCCTTGATGCAGGAGGCCCATCGCAAGGCCTATGACGCCATCAAGGCGATCCGCCCCGACCTGCCGGTCGGCATCACCCTGACGACACAGGACATCCAGTCGCCCGGCCGGCCCGATCTGGTCGAGTTGTATCGCCAGAAACTCTACGGCGACTGGATCGCCGTGGCGCGCAGCCACGCCGACGTCTTCGGGGTCCAGACCTACACCCGCTTCACGGTCGGCGAGGACGGCGTCCTGCCCCCGCCGCCGGGCGCGGAGCTGACGATGTCAGGCTATGAATTCTATCCGCAGGCGCTGGCGAACACGATCCGCTGGGCTCACGCCGCCGTCGGCAAGCCCATCTATGTCACCGAAAGCGGCACGGCCGTCGCCGACGACGCCCGCCGCATCGCCTTCATCGACGCCGCCCTCGACGGGGTCCGCGACTGCCTCGACGAAGGCATACCGGTGCACAGCTACCTCTACTGGTCGCTGATCGACAATTTCGAATGGACCTCGGGCTATTCCATGCCGTTCGGCCTGTCGGCGGTGGATCGGGTGACGTTCGAACGCAAACCCCGGCCGAGCGCCTTGCATCTCGGCCGGATCGCGAAGGCGAATTTGATCTAA